GAATCGTCGTCTCAGACTGCTCCTCACGCCCTCCAGTTGCGCGATCCTCGCGACCGCGGCGAACCTCCGCCCGGTTACCGATCGCGAGCTTCctcccccgcgcgcgcactctTCCCGCGATCTTCACAGGTACTCGTCGCACCTGATTTCCCAGTCGAGGTACTCTCCGAGCGTCCCGACGCGCCCGGCGAGCTCGGTGAGCCCTCGCACGTCCGTCGCTCGCACGTCGGGCAATGTCGTTCTATATCGTTAACGTCCTCGTTCATCGCCTTGAACCGCTCAACGTAGAATGGGATGCCCTCGTATCTCTCCAGTTCATTTATTAACCTCGTTCGTTCCTCGTCCCACTTTGGCCGTTCGTTATAATATTGCCATTCCTCATTCGCTCGTCGTTTTCCGTCGATTATGCAGGTACAGGTGGTTCGGTATATACCGTCCATTACCGTCAGTTCACACGACCGCCCTAGACCGGTGGGAATCGTGACGCACAGCGCAACGTCCCTGTCCTCGATCTTACGGGCGATGTCCTCCGCGTAGTATCGGAAGCCCCATGACCTTCTTCGCGTCTCTCTTTCCGCGTCCTTGCACTCACGCAGCATTCGCGTGTACATCGCCCTTCGCACGCTATACGGCCAGTCAACGACGCTCCGCTTTTGAATCACGACTTCCTGCCTCGCGGAACGTTCGCCGATTCGACGCACGCCGATCTCGCGGTCGCGCAGAAACCGCGCTACCGAGATTCGCTGAACGCTCCCGGGCCCGGTCTCTTCCTGGGTATCGTCCCCGAGAACGTCGTGGACGTCCCCGAGAACCTCGGCGATGTCCTCCTCGAGAGGGCTCACGCGTTCGTTACAAAGCAAATCTCGCATCTTCGCGCGTCGAAACGACGGGGTCGACGGTCTCGGGTCTACGTCTGCGTGCTCTTGGCGAGCAACCCTCGCGCCTCGATCGCTCGACCCTTGCGACAATCGATGATCCTCGGCGGCGGTCCGTCTATGTGATCACGCTGTCCGGGCTGGTTGTGGTGCGCGTAGCACTTGCGATACCGTTGCATCCCGGGATTGCGTCTCAGGTTTTCCGGTAACCTGTCCCACAACCCTTCCACGTAATCTCCGTATCGTTCCAGGAGAATGATCTTCGGAACGTACTGCATCTTCTCGCTCGTCAAACGGCAGATCAATCTATTCTCCGGTAGAAGGAGGAACATCGTGACCTTTGCTAGATCCTCGCGATTCGATAATGACCTCCGCACCGTATCCGGTGGAACGTTCAAGCGCACACGCgtccgaataaaaaattgttttataccgaatcaatatgttaattatcttattctctttctttctctcttgtgaatgtgtgtgtgtgtgtgtgtgtgtgttctgcacacgtgtgtgtattgtgtgtatgtgtgtaacattagaattaagtatagaataagtttaattaactacatttgtacatttaaatactaagagaattttttattcggtttagcagcgccaagtattttcaaaaaacacttatttgtttgtattgacatatttatatgtagtaaaatatttattcgtataaaaatatctgctgaatattattatatcgtttatttttttcaaataaaatctttaagaccgtcttaaaaacaatcataagatgttaaaaccaatcacagagccgcattagcattagttttgtaaagttcttttttgaaagaattttttgcaGTTAACatggttttaaataagaatcaacaattaatatcggctaaagagtaataataaaaagtaatagattttctggtttgcataaatacccattatagttggcgcaatttgttaatatcattagttttgtagagtttttTTGACGTGAATACGTCTTATAACTCGATGGATGCCAATTTGAAAAGTTGAGCGTCACGCGAGACGCGTCACACGGGACGCGTgacgaaatttctttcattcaattttaatatacagtctcattttaattataattataatatatagggtatctcactttatcatattataatatacaaggtgtcgactttggattataatatataggaaaATATACACAGTTGATTGAAACTACTATTTTTCTTTGAACTCTTTCCATTAACATGACGTATTCACGTTAAAAACTTGCGGCCGTGTCCCGACACagttttgaaagaactttgggtttgaaagatatcattaggtttgtagagttcttttttgaaagttaAAGAAACTACCACATTGGTTTTTTCGAGCACATACCACGCacatacttggcgcctttttttacttttttgttgaaaaaggtaattttatcaagatatcatgcatttttgtagttatacatatataatacaatgacacaataaaaatgtcgTCTGTGAAGCTGGCACGACGTTCTaccaatatcgaaaaaatattaaaagttctaatagcacttttcatagttctacagttcctgataaaaattaaaaagagttctgcatttcttctattgaaaaatcgaaattgaaaaaatgtgctaACTTCGCGAATGTAGCACGACACTCTCCcctctaaagtactaaaacacgtggaaaattattatttttgactatagtGCCCGATAGTTCTAATCgagattcatatatatatacaatttcagattgatattccaccaattaacaatttttgaataatttgttatatctgcGTTCAGCACGACACTTACAAGGAAAGGTACGGATGTGTCCCCCTCCGATTTTGatgagctttgaatatgtcgTTTTCCAGCTCAAAATAAGGGACACGTAGTTTTTGATACGTGCCCTAACTCACTTTTAGGGGGTTAAACACCCCTTTGAAAAAGTCGGTGTTTATTTTTCGAGGCGAATATCTTGGAAActattaaagatagaaaaattgtttccGAAGAAAAAATGAATGGCTTTGAGAGTActttaaaagagaataaggcaaaaaattttttagttttttatttttcaaaatacccCCACCACTCATcacttttttcagaattttgaagattttttatcaccaatagaaagcttatttttttacgaattcaaccatgtataataaatttgcgttccgagaaatcattttcgagaattaattacaaacgcCTCCGTATATACGCTATTTGTGCCCGTTCATGTGACCGATTTCTTTACGCAACACATTTTGTGCGCATCTTTTCTTAATAACAGATGACTACATCATAACtggtaaaacatattttgtaacgaACAAAAGAGAACTTTAATATGCCAACAGTCAAGTTGAATGCGTCGTGTAACAGATTACTATGCGGCGAGACAGACTAATTTTAGATGCTTccttcattaataacaatagatgaatagatgtatacattacatgttgcacttatttattacttattgttttaggtagaaatgatattaatatcttaagacATCATAGATCGCAGctatttctataactttaatttaaaatctacggaaaagatgaaataggtggaaaaattgaattgtaatagaaCAATACAAGAACGTTGTAAGTGATATGAAATAGATAAtgtagacatatatatatatatatatatatatcatttgagCAGTAGTATAAAATGCCGTCACTTTGCCAGCGTCACTCTAGTACGTTACATTGTCTTATCATGTACTATTATCGCAGTATGTTTTGTACGACCTTTTGCTATTAATGGGCAAGAGCAGCATTTTGgcagagaatatttattaaaatgtttattagaaaatagaaCAATGATCAGATCTGTTCATAATGCTGGAGAGCATAGCATAGATAGTGGACAGTTAAGAAGAAATCGTGTAGAATTTATACGTAATAGAGGTAGTAGAGATGAAAGTCATCGATGAGTCAGGATGAATAAtacttaaatgaaaattaagattttttcaagaaaggtaactaaactttaaatacttatataatttaaataataaaataaaaaagtaatatgtatcaaaatataataatttttttacaattttaacttACAATTTTAGTTTGCAACTAATTGTAAATGGAGTACGGTAATGACGAGGAAGTCAGGCATGTGCTATGGGATCCCTGGTAATGGAAGTCTGCACCTATCTTCTAGTTTGGTCGAGGAATAGTATAagggaaaaatagaaataaacacacatatattatattatatatttgtttattaaattatatatattttatcaatgtttttattgatgaaaaaaaacaattttgttataatatgtaatataatgtattgtgtaacaatattgaaacaaaattacaaataaaacaaattgttaatacaatttggaataatgtaaatatttatgggtcaaaattataacaaagatGATGGTCATGAAAGAAATGTCGTATACAAAGTGATTTCTTACACCATGCGCAAGTAATTATAGCAATGCCGCCGCAAACATCGCATGTcggtttaaaatttttttaaaaacaaaagtcAACTAGCGTTTCAAATTCCGCTGGTCTATGTTCTATATAACCGCTTTTATACcatgcatatttaaatacatttctaaatcttggtgatgaaaattgaaaatgtgttaatgattgtaattttaaaatgGCATCTCGCGAATGAAGGTTGATTTCTAAATCTAGAAGTATGACAATatccgaaaaatgttttataaaatttttccacaAGCGAAAACCATACACATTTAATGGTTGTATTCGACCCGTTGTCCCTGCTGGTATAGTTAGAAAAAATGCATCTTCTGCAGATGCTGGTTTATTTCTTGCAATTACATTTGGACAATGTCCATTCCAAGAATCCAGTAACAAAACCGATTTAGAACGAACATTTGGAAAATAAACTTCTCTTAACCAACTCTCAAAATGATGTGATGTTAATTTTCCAGATTGAGAAgccataacataaatattgttttctctAAACATTACTTTTTGTACTCTCGGACCGAATGATCCAGTGCGTtcttttaaaacaataaaaagaggCGATAATAATCTACCATCAGCTGAAATTGTCGGTTGTATAGTGTAACTATGTGTAGTTGCCGATATCGACTGTGCCGTACACTCAACAGTTTTTGTACCTTGGATTGCTAAAGAACGACCAGAGTGAAATTCTAATTGAAATCCGCTTTGATCtgaattataaacattttcaagtCCATAGCGCGtaatataatctttaataTTGTCAATAAACCTATTGCTTTCGGTTAtcagattttctttttattgcaaagtcttttttgtaacaaattttgtaatttttcggGAAACAATATTATGTGCtagcttaaatctttttacCCATCCAATTGATGCTGTAAATCCTGGTGCATTTATTTCCTGTTGCGCTTTCAGGGCCATTCGAGTAATATCAGTGTCGTGAATAATTACTCCTTTCTTAAGACCTTCTTTGAATTTCTCTAATGTATATGAtgcaatttctttcagcttctGCAATCTAGTTCCACCTCTATTCACTTGTTCTTGCCATCTTCGTAATTGGCGTAAGGATGTAACTTTCCGAAATATATGTTTCACAGACTCGAGAGGTTTTGTCTTAATTGAATTAACAGGTTTCCAAAACTCAACagcatttcttttatattcaattgGAATATCATCATTTACACATATCATTTCCTTTACATATGTTATttcgttttcattttcttcttcctctgctACTGGTTCTGTTTCAGGTATATCAAATGAATTTTCAAAATCAAGAGAATCTTCTTCGTCAATTTCGTATTTATCCTCGTACATTTTTTGCAGcatgttttctattttctcttttacttcCATTTCCTCATTTGTAACAGGAGTTTGTGGCAAATTAAAAGTAGCAGCAGTAAACAGCAGTATTATGACGTTTCTCGGATTGAATTGcattttgctttaaaaattatacataataaattacatacatacatgcatacatgtttaaaacataattaatattcgtgCTTAAAGAATAgtaacacattttattatatttacattataatacggcattttaataaatattttattttattctcatttaatAATAAGCATACATAGCATtgtgtaccttttttaaaatcattgtTTTTCAAGGGAGGTCTGTTTCAATAAAGAAGTTGAATAACGTAATACATAAACGTCTGCGTATTTTCtacatattttctacaaaagaTCCGAAGTACAAGAAATATCTTTGCTATACTGTAAGAAAAACATgactaatataaatttatatattatatttgacaaaaaataataaaattgtaaaattgtaaaaaaacatataaagatTAGTagacattttcaaaatatcaatACATACCTACTACTCGTagctattaataattcacacTGATAATAGTACACGATAAGACAGTGTAACGTACTAGAGTGACGCTGGCAAAGTGACGGCATTTTATACTACTGctcaaatgatatatataatattatatatatatatgtctacaTTATCTATTTCATATCACTTACAACGTTCTTGTATTGttctattacaattcaatttttccacctatttcatcttttccgtagattttaaattaaagttatagaaatagCTGCGATCTATGATgtcttaagatattaatatcatttctacctaaaacaataagtaataataagtgcaacatgtaatgtatacaTCTATTCctctattgttattaatgaaggAAGCATCTAAAATTAGTCTGTCTCGCCGCATAGTAATCTGTTACACGACGCATTCACTTGACTGTTGGCATATTAAAGGTTCTCTTTGttcgttaaaaatatgttttaccaGTTATGATGTAGTCATCTGTTATTAAGAAAAGATGCGCACAAAATGTGTTGCCNNNNNNNNNNNNNNNNNNNNNNNNNNNNNNNNNNNNNNNNNNNNNNNNNNNNNNNNNNNNNNNNNNNNNNNNNNNNNNNNNNNNNNNNNNNNNNNNNNNNtactataaataaatagtaatacgcttatgcaataaatagtaatacaCATTTCGTATCAATTCGGTGCACGGCCCTTAGGAAAAAAGGTCTTTTATACTTGCTCGCGAGAAATTTCGATGCATTGGACGAAACAAATTTCGCTTCATTGGATAACAGCTGTGCGGGCAAGGCCGGACGCATCGCGATAGCGCGGTGACGCCATGCGTTGTACTCGCTAACGAGACGCGATAGCACGTCCACCCATTTGTACGTTCCATTGAGTGTAAACACTTTCCACATTTCATTCTTCAGCGTATGATTAAAACGTTCCACTATCGAGGCTTTCATTACCGAGTGCGTGGAATAGTAATTTATACCGTGCTTAAAGGTCAGTTCTCGCACGTGCGAGTTGTAGAACTATTTGCCCTCGTCGGTGTGCAGGTTCCGCGGACACCTACCGCGTCGCGAAATATACTGGCGAATGACCCGGCGACCTCGCTTCCGGACTTGCGCTTGAGAGGTACGGCCCACGCGTACTTGCTCAGCGCGTCGATGATCGTCAATATGTAGCGGAAGCCTCTGTTTTCACGCGCGTACGACTGCACGTCGACCACATCCGCCTGCACAGTTGTCGTTGTCGCCGCGTACTATTTCTTCTCCCTGGTGCGTGTAATTCGCGGGCTAGCTGTAACCTCTCCGAACTGACATTACCGCGCGCGACTTGGTCCTCATCGCGACGCGGCGAGAGGGTCCTCGGTACGGACACTCTGACGATCCCCATCGCGTCCGTACGATTCGCTGTTCCAACGATGCGCCGGTCCCTCGATTCTCCtcgtatcgcgcgataaagCCCGCGACGTTCGAGTTGCGTCGCGGCTATTATACGGGTACGTTATAGACGTTGCTCGCGGGCTCCTGCGCAGCCTCGTTGGATCTCACGAGAGAGCCGACAGTGCTCGAGAGTCCGCTCAGCTGGTCCCTCACTTTCGACACCGCTGCCTCGATATTGATGGCCCGTTCCTCGCACGACTGCGCGGTCGTCGTAACCTTGTCCAATCGGATCGTGTTTGATCTAGCGTCCGTTCGCGCCTTCGCCACGTTATCCGCGAGGTAGTTCAGCTCGTGTGGTGCGACTCCACATGCGTCTTCAGGGAGTCGTATCGGACTGCAGCCGTGACAACGACGCGGTGAATCTCTCCTGAGCGACGATCAGCTTCCTTGTTTCCTCGACGGCTGCGACCAACTCGCCGATCCGGCCGTTCGTCTCGTCTCGGTGCGCGTCCGTCGTGGCGGTGCGCGTCTTCAGAGCCCCGATCCTGCTTCCCAGCGCGTCCATCCTAGCGGAGAGCGACGTGGACGCACCCTCGACGACCGCCTCGCGAAGGTCGCGGTAGTCCTTGCGCTGGGCCTCGGACAACGAGTAGACCCGCTGGTCTACGTGATACCGGTTCACCGCGTCGTGTTCCTCCCGCGGCACTGCCACGTTCCGTATTCGACGCCTCTTTGCGTCGTACTCGTCGCTGTCCGGGACGAGGCAGAGAGCGTTGTCGCGCACGTAACCGCGAGCGTCGCTGGCTCGAAACATCGTAGCGTAGTCGCCGCTCCGCGCGAGGGTGGCGCAGAACTTGTTCACGGGCATCGATGCGTCGATACTGGCGCGTCAGGGCGCAATGACGCCCGCCTCTCGGAGCTCCTCGATTATAGACAGGAACTCGGCGTCGTGCGAGTCGTTGCCCGCGCCGCGCGACGCCTCGATGAGCCTGAGGCGATCCACCAGTTCGTTCGGATCGTCCCAGTGCACGTAATCTATCTTGTTGTCGTTACCCTCATGGCCGGGGTGGCGGACGTTCCATGCCGGCTCCCCCGTGACCCGCAGTCGGGCGAACGCCCATCAACGGGGCGATGATCGTCCTGTACTTGTGTCCCTTGTTACCCTTGATCTACCCTTGCTCCTGATGTCTCTGCTTGTGCGCGTTCGTCGTCAAAAGGACCTGCGGTACAGCGTAGTATCGTGCACGTTGTACACGCTCTCGTCGGGGGTTCACATGAAGATAAGCTCGTACAGACCGGGCGTACCCTCGTATCGCGTACCGCCCACGAATATTGAGTCGTCCGCGCCAGCGTCGAAGCGCTTGTTGCCGAGCATCGTGCCAGTCTCACCGATGTACACCCCGTACACGTTGTCGACGGTGCTCGTCTTGCTCGTGGGGCCGCTGCCGCTGTCCGTGAACAGTGCGCCCACGTATCTCCGACCTAGCGGTCCGAGCGTGGCTAGCAGCGCGTCCCTAATCACGTCCGTTTGCATGACCTCGGCGACGGATCGTTCCAGCGGACTCATCGGCACCGGAGTCTTGGGCGCCGCGAACACGGGCGTCGAGCTATCTCGACAGCACAGCGGATCGATCCCTGATAACGAACGACGAGCTGCGCACACGATTTCGCTGTTTCAAGAGTACTACCACCTTTCGGTCGACGGTACGCTGAACAAAGCGACGCACAGTGGTCAAGATTACCAAAAACCTGGTCGAAATCCTGTACATactcaaattattctaaatcatatacactcactcccaaaaaaagcggtacactaaaatttagggaaaaatttaccaaccttcaaatgatcataacttggtaaataatgaagataaaaatatgttcaaaaatgcaaaatgaagcttcaagtatccactttaagaatatttgaatggcaattatggtcggttatttgattcaaaatggcggatgacaaaatgagaggatgcaaaagtgataaccgaaagtccgagtttgtgacgaTGCATGGCGtaaattagatatcgcagcctaatgggaccaaatgcaaatgaaagtatagagtgttatctttaaaatgctttttaccgagctcgatgcgatcatttttcgttgagttgtgcaactttaaaaaagaaaacactctgttaagtaaatttggagtatctcaacaaaaaatgatcgcatcgagctttgtaaaaaagcgttttaaagataaaactcaatacttttatatgcatttagtcccattgggctgcaatacctactttacaccatgtgccatcgcaaattcgaatcttcatttatcaatttcgcatgctctccctttccgccattttaaaaagctcgtcgtgcacaatttcgatttaaattgcgaaaagtagggtttcaaagctttaaaaccgttttgaaattttgtgctaggatagttaggtaccgagatattcaatttcgaatttgcaatatcgtcgattcagcaaggcctaaggaattagaaaaccctgcggttcgtttagttcttttataattccaactgctgcgttcattattctttatactccaaatccttcttatgtggtgtgtgggtgtaggtgtatgtaggtgtgtgggtgtaggtgtatgtaggtgtatgtaggtgtgtgggtgtctgtgtgtgtgtgtgtatcacaaggatgaagaccccgtggttcgtcagttccacagtaatttaagactccaaaccctccttgtggtgtgtgtgttgtgtgcgcgcgcgcatggccaaaattatattagagaCTTACGATAATgaactttatacatatatagctCTCATAAATGAAATGTGTTTGGACTATAACGTTAGAGAAATTAGTACGGACTTAGAACTAacaaacaataatgtaatgacgataaaaaacatttttttttaaatggatttTGGCCACGTTTTCAGTCGTTTTGACCACTGTGCGACGCTTCGTTATATGGCTAGACCACGCTGCGGGGTGAGCGACGCGCCGAGTCGCCGGCTCGGCGTCGCGCCGTTGCGGTGGCCGAGGCTGAATCTCACGTGGAACTTCCAACTCGCGGATCGGACTACCCTGCGAACGGCTGAGACCGCCTTCGCTATCTGGGCCGCGAACTCGTCGCTGACGTTCTCGCGCGACACGAACAAGCCTGACATCATCATAGCGTTCCGCGAGGGTAGGCACACGATGCTGGACCGTAGGTACGGCGGCGCCGTTTGTCCCGATGACCTCGATGGACCGGGCAAGGTGCTCGCTCACGCGACGTTACCAACAGGGGCCCGGGACGACGTGTCGGAGGTGCACATAGACCACCGTGAGGCGTGGCACATCGCGCTGACCCCCAATCCGCAGAATTCGCATCATCTGCTGCGAAAGCTCGTTCACGAGATCGGTCACTCGTTGGGGCTGTCGCACACCACGGACGAGAACTCGCTTATGTACGCGTACTCACCCGCCGTGGACTGGCCGGTGGTGCTCGGTATGGAGGACGTTCTCGCCGTGCGGAATCTCTACGGCGCCGCGAAGGACGAGCCGTCGACCGCGGTGCCCGCCGAGCCTACGGTCGTACAAACGACTACGACGCCGGCGACTACGACGACGGCATCGCCGGAACCGCCCGATCCGTGCACCTGGCGCGACATCGACACCCTGCTCGTGCTGGGAAAGCGCTTGTTCATCACGCAAGGGTAGTACGCGTGGTCGATCGGCCTGGATGGGAAGATCGTCGACAGGCCGTTCTTCCTGAGGGATTACGTTAGGTTCCTGTCAAAGACCGTCACGCGCCTGTCGGCGGCGTATCAGACGGTCAAGGGGACCTGGTGTTGTTCGCCGATGGTTGGGTGTACATGGTATCTTATCCATCAGGGTAATATCCCACCCTCGAGTTACGCGCGTCGTGGCCGCGACGTATGACGGATCTCGGGCTTCCGCCCAACGCGGTAATCAACGCCGCGCTGAACTCGCACACGGGTCGCACCTACGTCATATACAACGATTACGCTGTACTGGAAATGGACGAATGTAACATGACGGCTCGCGGGTACCACACGCTGCAGACCATTTTCCCGGGTATACCGTCGTCGACGTGCACGGCCTACCGCTACACCGATGGACACCTCTACTTCGTTCATCGGGATCGCTTCTTCGCGTACAACGAGTTCACCGAGACCGTGACGAGGTCCGGGGAGTTCGATCTCGACGCGATCGGCGTGACGTGTCCTAGGGAAGATATCCTACGGAAATTGTGGGATCTGCTCGCTCGACTCGCTCGTTCGAGCGTCGCGTTTGATTAATCACACGCGCTTTCCCATCTACGTCACGCACCTTTACATGGGAGAAGAAGGATATATAATCAGCGTTTCGCTTGTGTTTCGTGATACCGGAACCGCCCAGCGTTGAGCGCGAGACTGTGCTCTCGGAGCCCTGATGATTCCGAGCGTATGGAGGGAGAGGGATTTACAGGTTGAGAGAGAACTCTTGTGTACTCAACGGTCAGTTTATTTCACTGCAATTCGTGCACCGAATCGAACTAGGCGCAGATCGGAGATCTTCAACACTTGCGGATGACGCGGCGGATTTCTTGATCGCGTCGGTTTTGGCGAGCTTTCACGCGTGCACCGATACACGAGGTGGCAGGTCGTCAAAGACACCGAATGGTTTTGTGCAGCGGCGAATCGTTGACG
The Ooceraea biroi isolate clonal line C1 chromosome 12, Obir_v5.4, whole genome shotgun sequence DNA segment above includes these coding regions:
- the LOC113563095 gene encoding uncharacterized protein LOC113563095; this encodes MQFNPRNVIILLFTAATFNLPQTPVTNEEMEVKEKIENMLQKMYEDKYEIDEEDSLDFENSFDIPETEPVAEEEENENEITYVKEMICVNDDIPIEYKRNAVEFWKPVNSIKTKPLESVKHIFRKVTSLRQLRRWQEQVNRGGTRLQKLKEIASYTLEKFKEGLKKGVIIHDTDITRMALKAQQEINAPGFTASIGWVKRFKLAHNIVSRKITKFVTKKTLQ
- the LOC113563018 gene encoding uncharacterized protein LOC113563018 → MTDLGLPPNAVINAALNSHTGRTYVIYNDYAVLEMDECNMTARGYHTLQTIFPGIPSSTCTAYRYTDGHLYFVHRDRFFAYNEFTETVTRSGEFDLDAIGVTCPREDILRKLWDLLARLARSSVAFD
- the LOC113563017 gene encoding interstitial collagenase-like; translated protein: MARPRCGVSDAPSRRLGVAPLRWPRLNLTWNFQLADRTTLRTAETAFAIWAANSSLTFSRDTNKPDIIIAFREGRHTMLDRRYGGAVCPDDLDGPGKVLAHATLPTGARDDVSEVHIDHREAWHIALTPNPQNSHHLLRKLVHEIGHSLGLSHTTDENSLMYAYSPAVDWPVVLGMEDVLAVRNLYGAAKDEPSTAVPAEPTVVQTTTTPATTTTASPEPPDPCTWRDIDTLLVLGKRLFITQG